In Topomyia yanbarensis strain Yona2022 chromosome 2, ASM3024719v1, whole genome shotgun sequence, one DNA window encodes the following:
- the LOC131678340 gene encoding uncharacterized protein LOC131678340: MEQTEGSPSEDEYYGEEEHISDTETDNVMIDPLPPNVSQPPRVKVYQDGSAGPWVVYFRPKNKPLNSITVARELTKRYSAVTEIKKVQSDKLRVVVTDLKQANDIVSNSLFTLEYRVYIPSRDVEIDGVVSDACLTVDDLMNDGAGRFKDPNLQSVKILECKQLHSKSIEDGNYYPSDSFRVTFAGSALPSYVEVGGARLPVRLFVPRVMNCSNCKQLGHTATYCSNKQRCGKCGERHADDTCSRPAEKCVYCGENPHALLTCPTYKLRADKLKRSAKDRSRRSYAEMLKRAVPLISENPFALLPTDDNASNDPCEGHSLAPLGNSRKRPNQNSPELPRKGPRLSQTRVQNKNNSSTGSAGTNPKIIPPGFGKLRYNQEFPALPGAPKIPSAPILQSETHPKTEFLKFSDIVDWIFTAFNITDPMKSLLVAILPTVRTFLKQLTEQWPLLTAIVSFDG; encoded by the coding sequence atggaacaaacagaaggatcaccctccgaagacgaatattatggggaagaagaacatatatctgatactgagacagataatgttatgatcgatccacttccccccaatgtctcacagcccccccgagtcaaggtttaccaggatggatccgctggtccttgggtggtatactttcggcccaaaaataaaccgttaaacagcataactgttgcacgggagctgacaaaacgttactcggccgtaaccgagattaaaaaggttcagtcagataaactgcgcgtagtcgttactgacttgaaacaggccaatgatatcgttagcaatagcctctttacgctggagtatcgcgtctacatcccttctcgtgatgtggagatcgacggtgtggtaagtgatgcgtgtctaactgtcgatgatctgatgaatgatggggctggccgctttaaggaccctaaccttcaatcagttaagattttggagtgcaagcaattgcactcaaagtccatcgaagatggtaattactatccatcagactcgtttcgcgtaaccttcgccggatctgcacttccgagctacgttgaagtgggaggagctcgtctacctgtacgcctgtttgtaccgcgggtcatgaattgttccaattgcaagcagctaggtcacacggccacctactgtagcaacaagcaacggtgcggtaaatgtggggaacgccatgcggatgatacttgcagtaggcccgctgagaagtgtgtttactgtggggagaatccgcatgcacttttgacatgcccaacgtacaaacttcgcgcggataaactgaagcgatccgccaaagatcgctccagacgctcttacgcagaaatgcttaaaagagctgttccacttatctccgaaaacccattcgctctcttgccaactgacgataacgcctctaacgacccttgcgaggggcattctttggctccgcttggaaactctaggaaaagacctaatcaaaactcacctgaacttcctcgtaagggtcctaggttgtcccaaacaagggtacaaaataaaaataattcatcaactggaagtgctggtacaaatccgaagataatacctcctggttttgggaaattgagatacaaccaggagttcccagcactccccggggcaccaaaaatcccaagtgctccaattttacagtcagaaactcaccctaaaacggaattccttaaattttctgacattgtggactggatattcacagctttcaacattaccgatcctatgaaaagcttgctggttgctattctaccaacagtaagaacatttttaaaacagttgactgaacaatggcccctccttacagcgatcgtatccttcgatggctaa